A single genomic interval of Methylophilales bacterium MBRSF5 harbors:
- a CDS encoding phosphoribosylaminoimidazole carboxylase yields MLAMLGGGQLGRYFVMSAHKMGYKVTVLDPDPQSPAGRIADVHLCSAYDDQNALDEIIATCEAATTEFENIPADSLNYLKQKIQVYPDGDSVRVVQNRIREKTFLKENAIPVGRFHIINVEQDITNISEDLFPGILKIAEFGYDGKGQKSIDCKTSLTEAFEEFQKKPCILEKRVSLDKEVSVVLARSADGQIKCHPVAENVHVNGILDSTLAPANIDQLTEKNVTDLAKMVALKLNYVGVMAVEFFISGREILVNEIAPRPHNSGHYTIDACYSSQFDQQVRTLTEMPIGNPMNHSNAFMINLLGDSWELPSPHEPEWTKIMMENNFNLYLYGKEEPRVGRKMGHVTFLSKEIINQDEIDRLQKIKKSL; encoded by the coding sequence ATGTTAGCCATGCTTGGTGGCGGTCAACTAGGCAGATATTTTGTGATGTCAGCTCATAAGATGGGCTATAAAGTTACAGTTTTGGATCCAGACCCTCAAAGCCCTGCAGGAAGAATTGCCGATGTTCATTTATGTAGTGCCTATGATGACCAAAATGCACTTGATGAAATTATCGCTACATGCGAGGCAGCAACCACAGAATTTGAAAATATCCCGGCAGATTCATTAAATTACTTAAAACAAAAAATTCAGGTCTATCCTGATGGCGATTCAGTTAGGGTGGTGCAAAACAGAATTAGAGAAAAAACATTTTTAAAAGAAAATGCTATTCCTGTTGGAAGATTTCACATCATTAATGTGGAACAGGATATTACAAATATTTCAGAAGATTTATTTCCAGGAATTCTAAAAATCGCTGAGTTTGGTTATGATGGAAAAGGTCAAAAATCTATCGATTGTAAGACATCTTTAACAGAAGCATTTGAAGAATTTCAAAAAAAACCTTGCATACTTGAAAAGCGAGTAAGTCTGGATAAGGAAGTGTCTGTCGTGCTAGCAAGATCCGCAGATGGACAAATTAAATGTCACCCAGTAGCTGAAAATGTGCATGTTAACGGCATTCTTGATAGCACACTTGCTCCTGCAAATATTGATCAACTTACTGAAAAAAATGTTACCGATTTAGCAAAAATGGTGGCGTTAAAGTTAAATTACGTTGGGGTCATGGCTGTTGAATTTTTTATTTCTGGTAGAGAAATACTTGTAAATGAGATAGCTCCAAGACCACACAATTCTGGGCACTACACTATTGATGCTTGTTACTCTTCTCAGTTTGACCAACAAGTGCGGACTCTTACCGAAATGCCTATTGGAAACCCGATGAATCATTCGAATGCCTTTATGATTAATCTGTTAGGTGACTCATGGGAATTGCCAAGTCCTCATGAGCCTGAATGGACTAAAATAATGATGGAAAATAATTTCAATCTTTATTTGTATGGTAAAGAGGAGCCAAGGGTCGGAAGAAAAATGGGACATGTTACTTTTCTCAGTAAAGAAATCATCAATCAAGATGAAATTGACAGACTTCAAAAAATAAAGAAAAGTCTATAA
- a CDS encoding 30S ribosomal protein S20, which produces MANTAQARKRARQNDKQRAHNASLKSAFRTAIKKVIKAISLGDKKVAKETFDANVAIIDRIADKKIVHKNKAARHKSRLNSAIKAL; this is translated from the coding sequence ATGGCAAATACTGCACAAGCACGAAAAAGAGCAAGACAAAATGACAAGCAACGCGCCCACAATGCGAGTTTAAAATCAGCCTTCCGAACTGCAATTAAAAAAGTGATAAAGGCGATTTCTTTAGGCGATAAAAAAGTTGCTAAAGAAACTTTTGATGCTAACGTGGCTATCATTGATCGCATTGCTGACAAAAAAATTGTGCACAAAAATAAAGCTGCTCGTCATAAAAGTAGACTAAACTCAGCAATTAAAGCTCTTTAA
- a CDS encoding membrane protein yields MKTKIVNNLISFSSLTIISRILGFVRDMIIARAFGVSIATDAFFVAFKLPNMLRRITAEGAFTQAFIPTLSDYKNKSKKEFNAFLNKVVTLLSAILLLITLIGVFASPWLIYISAPGFEYGSYQFNLASDLLKITFPYIFLISIVAMFGGVLNTFGKFAAPAFSPVFLNLSFILAALFFYDYFDEPVTVLAWAVFFGGVVQLLFQYPFILKIGWSPKLDFDLRDDGVWKVLKLMGPSIIGVSITQISLLINTIFASFLQQGSVSWLYFADRLMEFPAGVLGVALSTVFLPALSSSFSNKKYEEFNKLMNWSIRIGLLVSIPAAIGIAVLSIPLITSLFYYGKFSELDLVMTHKALYAYSFGLIGLIMIKVFAPVFYSQKNIKTPVRIAVITLFVTQAMNLILIPYFQHVGLALAISVGATFNAVMLFLSIKKMNDFKIEPTTFIFLIKVILSAFAMGIILYFINPDFQYWVSISFLYRIILLLALVALGALIFVSLLFIQGVKLNKLSKDNV; encoded by the coding sequence ATGAAAACAAAAATCGTAAACAATTTAATAAGTTTTAGCAGCTTAACAATTATCTCCAGAATCTTAGGTTTTGTCAGAGATATGATAATTGCAAGAGCATTTGGTGTCAGTATAGCAACTGATGCCTTTTTTGTAGCTTTCAAACTACCAAATATGTTACGTCGAATCACTGCTGAAGGTGCTTTTACTCAGGCATTCATCCCAACCCTTTCAGATTATAAAAATAAGTCCAAAAAAGAATTCAACGCTTTTTTAAATAAGGTGGTGACTCTGTTGAGTGCCATTTTACTGTTAATTACTCTCATAGGAGTCTTCGCATCACCGTGGTTGATATATATTAGCGCTCCAGGATTTGAGTATGGCTCTTACCAATTTAATTTGGCATCTGACCTTTTAAAAATTACCTTTCCATATATTTTTCTCATATCGATTGTTGCCATGTTTGGTGGAGTATTAAATACATTTGGAAAATTTGCCGCTCCAGCATTTTCTCCAGTATTCCTCAATCTAAGTTTTATTCTTGCGGCATTATTTTTTTATGACTATTTTGATGAACCGGTCACTGTTCTTGCCTGGGCTGTATTTTTTGGAGGAGTGGTTCAATTACTATTTCAGTACCCTTTTATCTTAAAAATAGGCTGGTCTCCAAAATTAGATTTTGATTTGAGAGATGATGGTGTTTGGAAAGTTCTTAAATTGATGGGGCCATCTATTATTGGTGTTTCCATTACTCAGATTTCATTATTAATCAATACTATTTTTGCTTCATTTCTTCAGCAGGGGAGTGTGTCTTGGTTATATTTTGCAGATCGATTGATGGAGTTTCCTGCAGGTGTTTTGGGGGTTGCATTAAGCACGGTATTTTTACCAGCATTATCTTCATCATTTTCAAATAAAAAATATGAAGAATTTAACAAACTCATGAACTGGAGCATTAGGATAGGACTTCTAGTTTCAATACCAGCAGCAATTGGAATTGCAGTGTTATCGATACCTTTAATTACATCGTTATTTTATTATGGAAAATTTAGTGAGCTAGATTTGGTAATGACACACAAAGCCTTGTATGCATATAGTTTTGGATTGATCGGATTAATTATGATCAAGGTATTTGCTCCAGTTTTTTATTCTCAAAAAAATATAAAAACACCAGTCAGAATCGCTGTTATCACACTGTTTGTTACCCAGGCAATGAATTTAATCTTAATTCCTTATTTTCAACATGTCGGACTTGCGCTTGCTATTAGTGTCGGTGCAACCTTTAACGCAGTCATGTTGTTTTTATCAATAAAGAAAATGAATGACTTTAAAATTGAACCCACAACATTCATTTTTTTAATCAAGGTTATTTTGTCTGCATTTGCGATGGGAATAATTCTATACTTCATCAATCCTGATTTTCAGTACTGGGTGAGTATAAGTTTTCTTTATAGGATTATTTTGTTGCTTGCATTAGTTGCACTAGGTGCTCTTATTTTTGTGAGCTTACTTTTCATTCAAGGCGTTAAATTAAATAAGTTAAGTAAAGATAATGTATGA
- a CDS encoding FMN adenylyltransferase codes for MRIYRHFEQARSSCIATIGNYDGIHLGHQSLINHVISESRAKNLESAVITFEPHPKEFFQPKAAPKRVISLREKLEFFHSHKLDRAYVIRFDENFSNLEGNDFIEILKNKLLVEGLVVGDDFRFGKKRQFGINELKQFGIQVTQPGTIFLNDERISSSRVRDALQDADFHQVESLLGRPYVIAGRVIHGEKKARLLGYPTANVHMFHKSPPLTGVFAVKLDSFFGVANLGLKPTFGGVKNLVLEVHLFDFDKNIYGKHVHVTFFKKIRDEKKFSTTNELSYQIASDVNDVKLFFKL; via the coding sequence ATGAGAATCTACCGTCATTTTGAACAAGCCAGAAGTTCATGCATAGCCACTATTGGAAATTATGATGGCATTCATTTGGGCCATCAATCACTAATAAATCATGTTATCTCTGAATCAAGGGCAAAAAATTTAGAATCAGCAGTGATTACATTTGAACCACATCCTAAAGAATTCTTTCAACCTAAGGCTGCACCAAAAAGAGTGATTAGCCTAAGAGAGAAGTTAGAATTCTTTCACTCACACAAACTTGATAGAGCTTATGTAATCAGATTTGATGAGAATTTTTCCAATCTTGAAGGAAATGATTTTATTGAGATTTTAAAAAACAAATTGTTGGTAGAGGGCTTGGTTGTTGGCGATGATTTTCGTTTTGGTAAGAAAAGACAATTTGGAATAAATGAACTTAAACAATTTGGCATCCAAGTCACTCAGCCAGGAACAATTTTTCTTAATGATGAGAGAATTTCCAGCTCTAGAGTTCGAGACGCATTGCAAGATGCTGATTTTCATCAGGTTGAATCTTTATTAGGCAGGCCTTATGTTATCGCTGGAAGAGTGATTCACGGAGAAAAAAAAGCCAGACTTTTAGGATATCCAACAGCAAATGTCCATATGTTTCATAAAAGCCCACCATTGACGGGAGTGTTTGCTGTAAAATTAGATTCTTTTTTTGGGGTTGCTAATTTAGGTTTAAAACCAACCTTTGGCGGTGTAAAAAATTTAGTTTTAGAAGTTCATCTATTTGACTTTGATAAGAATATCTATGGAAAACATGTGCATGTCACTTTCTTTAAAAAAATTCGTGATGAAAAGAAATTTTCCACTACAAATGAATTGTCTTACCAAATAGCTTCTGATGTTAATGATGTAAAACTATTTTTCAAATTATGA